The region CTGTGCGGCAGTGAACAGCAAATGAGATTACGCGCTCTTTTGCTAATTTTTCTAAGCTGCCTGTGCGGCAGTGAACCTCTTTTAACTCTTTAGTTTGCTGCTTGATTTTTTCTAAGCTGCCTGTGCGGCAGTGAACCGATAAACTATAAAGAAAGTTTTAAATGTAAATTTCTAAGCTGCCTGTGCGGCAGTGAACACCTAGCCGCTCGAATGCTAATGACTCCCACATTTCTAAGCTGCCTGTGCGGCAGTGAACATGATCGCAGTTGCTAGAGGTAAGCGTAACGATTTCTAAGCTGCCTGTGCGGCAGTGAACCATCATAAGGCTGTCCTGGAGTTTGAGACGGTTTTCTAAGCTGCCTGTGCGGCAGTGAACAGGAGGTCGATTTAACAGATGATTGATGAACTTTTCTAAGCTGCCTGTGCGGCAGTGAACTTATATGATAGCTATGGTCTGGTGAGATAAGATTTCTAAGCTGCCTGTGCGGCAGTGAACCTCAACTTGCGTTTTCTCATCAACAAAACAAATTTCTAAGCTGCCTGTGCGGCAGTGAACATTTAGCGGTTGCCTGTTTTGCTTGAGCAAATTTTTCTAAGCTGCCTGTGCGGCAGTGAACAAACTATCTACGATTGGAACGATTGCCGCTACGTTTCTAAGCTGCCTGTGCGGCAGTGAACGAAACTTTAATTTTTTCTTGCTTGGATGAACTTTTCTAAGCTGCCTGTGCGGCAGTGAACTATTTAACTTCAATACCGCCAAACGTCAGTTGTTTCTAAGCTGCCTGTGCGGCAGTGAACATGCAACAGCTTCATAGCTTTTTCCGCCACCATTTCTAAGCTGCCTGTGCGGCAGTGAACAAATGAATAAAGAACTTTTAAGCGTAATTAAATTTCTAAGCTGCCTGTGCGGCAGTGAACTATTCAACGGTCAAGTTTCCCCCGCTTTTGATGTTTCTAAGCTGCCTGTGCGGCAGTGAACAAGAAATCATAACATCATCACAAACTTGAGTAATTTCTAAGCTGCCTGTGCGGCAGTGAACTTGCAAATGAAAATTTCGTAGTGGTTTCGTCCTTTCTAAGCTGCCTGTGCGGCAGTGAACAACCATCCGCAATCTCTCGACAGGTCTCTGGATTTCTAAGCTGCCTGTGCGGCAGTGAACAATAGATTGAATAATTCGTGAATCATCAAATGTTTCTAAGCTGCCTGTGCGGCAGTGAACATATAGAGGGATCATTAACTGGAATAGAAAACTTTCTAAGCTGCCTGTGCGGCAGTGAACGGTTCTGTGGCTTTGGGTATTCCTCAAGCTATTTTCTAAGCTGCCTGTGCGGCAGTGAACTATTAATCATATTATGAACCCAATCTAGTAAATTTCTAAGCTGCCTGTGCGGCAGTGAACCTCAAAAGCTACTGCACACCAGTTACACTGTCTTTCTAAGCTGCCTGTGCGGCAGTGAACTGTAACGCCCCCACACTATCCATAATTTAATATTTCTAAGCTGCCTGTGCGGCAGTGAACGATGAAAAAGGCGCAAAGAAGTACCGTTTTAATTTCTAAGCTGCCTGTGCGGCAGTGAACATTGCTCCTGATGGCTCTAAATGGGCTTGTGTTTTCTAAGCTGCCTGTGCGGCAGTGAACTTGTTCCTATTGACGGTTATATTGCTCCTGATTTTCTAAGCTGCCTGTGCGGCAGTGAACGCACCTAGGGTTATTTTAGGATTATACTTATTTTTCTAAGCTGCCTGTGCGGCAGTGAACTTGATAAGGGTTTTTTAACTAAACGTTCTGGGTTTCTAAGCTGCCTGTGCGGCAGTGAACAATAGAATATCAGCACAAAAATAAGTTACAACAAGTAGATAAGTAAAAATACCCATTTTTACCTAATTTTTCCTACCTATTGTAACTTACTGATTTTATTGACTCGTTTTTAAAGAACAATTTTTTGGTTATTTTTGGTTAAAACCAAGGAACAGTTGCCGAGGAGCTTAATCCATAGCGATTAAACTGACCTTCAACCGCTTTATCTTGCAATCCACCATGATCAATGAATAACTTCATCACCTGTCCTGTGGATGTACTCTTTAATTGAACAAAGGGTAAGCGCAACATTTTTTGTTGTTCATGGCCAATTTTCAATGTCGCTTCTTCTTCACTCAACCAACCTTTAGCAATAGAGCGCTTGCGTTTATTATTAGCGCTTTTAGCTTGTTTGCGTTTTACGCAACGATATTGACACCCTTCAGGCACTTGTAATACTGATGTTTGAGAGCAATAATCACGTAAACCTTTCAGCCAATTTAAGTCAAATAACTGCTTTAGTGCAGCTTCATCACCATGTAAGCGTAAGGTATCCCCTAGCGTTTTATTCACATTTGGAAAGCTAATACCAATATTAATGCCTTTTAGTTCCACCAAGGTTCGATGTAGCTTCGCCATTAAGTTGCTAATAAGCACAGGTTCTGACGCTTCAGGATCGGGTAATACTTTAATATCACAATAAAATTTCATGACGCCCCCTATTCACCAAATACGCCACCACGAATAAGCATTGCCATAATGTAATGCTGTTGCTCTTTCTCTGGTTGTTTATCTTTTAACATCCAACCATCCAATAACTTATAGAAATCATTATTTTCTTTTGGTTGACGATAAGCAGCACCACGGTTGGTTACAGAGCCATACGGTTCAACAGCAATTGGGCCAACCTCTTCAAAAGCAGGATGCCATGTGTCAATGGTACGTAATGCGTTACCAATCTTTTGAGAGTGCATTGCCGCTTGACCATTTAGCTGATACAAGAATTTACTCTTATCCCCTTTGCCCCCACCCATCACTAGCTCTTGTGATGGGTAGACCGCTTGGCCTTCACCTAACTGCGTGAATGCTTCAACTTTAATTAACGAGTGATTTTCAACTAACCCTTTTTGAATAATCTCGGCTAGCTCATCAACCGATGGATTATTATCAAAACTACGTAAATTAAAATCATGACTATTAAAAGTAAACTCTTTTCCTTCTGCGGATACTTTTACTAATACATTTTCAGCGCCAACACGGTTACGCCACAAGAAACGACCATTAGCAATATTTTGTGCATAACGTTTGGCTAATTCAGTAAAGCCTTCTTCTTGCTTATAAGTTTCAATTTTTTCAGCAAGTGCTGCCTGATATTCAGGATTATTACAGGTCGATGGCACTTGTAGTTCACTTAATACACGCAGGGTAAATTGCACTTTTAATGTATCAGATTGATGGTCCAATGCTGCAATATCAACGGTTTGTAAGTTTGCCTTAGATACTTCCGCATCTAATTTAGTTGGGTCATTTGCCATTGCAGCTTTCAAACGATTTGAGATTGTTCCACGCACCGCTTTTTCACCCACGATAATTGGTGTCCACTCTTGCTGCTGCCAGTTACCTGCAAACATTAATGCATCTGATGGAAGTAGTTTTGCTTCAAACGCCAATACTGACGGTGTTTTCAAGGTTGTTTTAGCCATTTTAATTCTCTCTATTTTATAATCTAAATTTCTTCGTCATCTTCATCAAGCTCATCCATAGAAAGCTCAATGATAGGGTCTATAAACGGGTTTGTTTTAGCAACATACCAAGGTTCACAATGCTCATAACGCCAAATAGCATCATCAATACTGGTTAAACGATGTGGGCTCATCCATTCACCAATACCATAAGCTGCCTCTGCAAAAGCAACAGGAACCTTGGTATCACGCACTTTTTCAACTTTGCCTTCATCATAAAGTGGCGAGATCGCACAAAAACCCGACATGATTGGCACCAAATATCCCATTTGAGGTTTCTTTACAAACTCCCACTTGGCTTTATTACTGAGTTCGTCTTGATCTTCTGCATCACTCTCTGCGCGAGTCGCTTGATATTTTAATTTGTAAAAATCACACCAA is a window of Aliivibrio wodanis DNA encoding:
- a CDS encoding CRISPR-associated protein, Csy4, which produces MKFYCDIKVLPDPEASEPVLISNLMAKLHRTLVELKGINIGISFPNVNKTLGDTLRLHGDEAALKQLFDLNWLKGLRDYCSQTSVLQVPEGCQYRCVKRKQAKSANNKRKRSIAKGWLSEEEATLKIGHEQQKMLRLPFVQLKSTSTGQVMKLFIDHGGLQDKAVEGQFNRYGLSSSATVPWF
- a CDS encoding CRISPR-associated protein, Csy3 produces the protein MAKTTLKTPSVLAFEAKLLPSDALMFAGNWQQQEWTPIIVGEKAVRGTISNRLKAAMANDPTKLDAEVSKANLQTVDIAALDHQSDTLKVQFTLRVLSELQVPSTCNNPEYQAALAEKIETYKQEEGFTELAKRYAQNIANGRFLWRNRVGAENVLVKVSAEGKEFTFNSHDFNLRSFDNNPSVDELAEIIQKGLVENHSLIKVEAFTQLGEGQAVYPSQELVMGGGKGDKSKFLYQLNGQAAMHSQKIGNALRTIDTWHPAFEEVGPIAVEPYGSVTNRGAAYRQPKENNDFYKLLDGWMLKDKQPEKEQQHYIMAMLIRGGVFGE